The following are from one region of the Corylus avellana chromosome ca1, CavTom2PMs-1.0 genome:
- the LOC132168044 gene encoding blue copper protein 1b-like, which translates to MGSFTFAQCLILILAASSLAVCTASRRPKYTHAPNKIIVGGSEGWRFNFTYTNWARKNGPFYVNDTLVFKYDPPTDNTTIPHNVYLLPNLRSFLKCNFTGAELLADVTQGGGQGFEFVLKKWKPHYFACGEHDGTHCSVGQMKFFVMPMLRWY; encoded by the exons ATGGGTAGTTTCACTTTTGCTCAGTGTCTCATCCTGATTCTTGCTGCTTCCTCGTTGGCAGTTTGTACGGCCTCCCGTCGCCCAAAATACACACATGCCCCCAACAAGATCATTGTAGGCGGATCGGAGGGCTGGCGCTTCAACTTCACCTACACTAATTGGGCGCGCAAAAATGGCCCCTTTTACGTGAATGATACTTTAG TTTTCAAGTATGATCCACCAACAGACAATACAACAATTCCTCACAATGTGTACTTGCTACCAAACCTTCGGAGCTTCTTAAAGTGTAACTTTACGGGAGCGGAGTTGTTGGCCGATGTGACGCAAGGAGGTGGGCAGGGCTTCGAGTTCGTGCTGAAAAAGTGGAAGCCTCACTACTTTGCTTGCGGTGAGCACGACGGCACCCATTGCAGCGTTGGACAGATGAAGTTCTTTGTCAT